The stretch of DNA ACTAGGATCAGAACCAATTAAATCCGCTGTATATGTTTTTTGATTATTTAATTTAACTTCGATTTTATTTGCCCCTTTTATCACGTGGTTATTTGTAACAATATAACCATCAGGAGAAATAATTACCCCAGAACCTGATCCTGCTGGCTGGTTTTCTTGACTTCTTTGTTGTTGTCTCTGCTCAGGGAAACCAAAAAAGAAATCAAATGGATCCATCTGACGTTGTCTTTGTGTTTGCGTTTGATAGTTATTAATCGCAACAACGGTGTTAACCGATTTATTGGCAGCTTCAACAAAGCTTGGTGCAGTATATCCGTAATTTCCTTTATAATCAACAAATTCAAAGTCTCCATTTTGCTGAGACGATGTACTAGTCACCAATGGGTTTTCAATTTTATCTTGTAATAAGTAAAACCCACCTAATGTTGTTACAGAACTCATAAGTCCGACCAACATGTAATTTGTATATTTTTTCATTTCCGTAATAATTAATTGAGTTTGTTTATTTGTTTATGTCTTATTCAAATTTAAGACCAAAATTTTAACATTTACAACCCCTTTAACTCACATTTAACAATTTTGTCAAAACATTTAAATAATACTTAAGAGTGATAAAAAATCATTTATTTTGTAGAAAATTTAATGAAACATGAAAATTAAATTCTATAAATATCAAGGAGCTGGTAATGATTTTGTGATGATCGATAATAGAGAAGGTGGTTTTCCTGTAAAAACAGAAACTATTGCCAAAATTTGTGATCGTAATTTCGGAATTGGTGGAGATGGATTAATTCTGTTAGAAAATGATGCAGAATCAGATTTTAGAATGGTTTACTTTAATTCAGATGGAAATGAAAGTACCATGTGTGGTAATGGTGGTCGTTGTATTGTTCGTTTTGCACATGATTTACAAGTGACAGATGAAAAAATGACATTTAATGCCATAGACGGGTTACACCATGCTGTTGTGGATGGCGATACGATTCGTTTACAGATGATTGATGTACAAGAAGTAGAAGATCATGATCGATATTTGTTTATGAATACAGGTTCGCCTCATCACGTAGAATTTGTAAAAAATGTAGCAGATGTTGATGTGTACAATTTAGGAAAGAAAATCAGAAATGGATCTCCTTACTTTGTGGCAGGATCAAATGTGAATTTTGTAGAAGTGTTACCGAACAAAACACTGAAAATAAGAACATACGAGCGGGGAGTAGAAGATGAAACATTAGCATGTGGTACAGGAATTACGGCTGCTGCTATTGCATCATATGTCAGAGGTTTTGTAAAAGAATCGGATATTAAAATTGAAGCTTTAGGTGGAAAATTATCCGTTAATTTTGATGAAAAAAATAATACCTTTGAAAATGTATGGCTTAATGGGCCTGCTGTAAGAGTTTTCGAAGGCGAAATTGAAATTTAACGATGACAAAAAAGTTATATTTATTCGCAATGCTATCAGTTTTAATGCTGACAAGTTGTGATTTTATCAAAGGTTTTAAAGGAAATGCAACCAAAGACGGTTTTGTATATATTCCTCGTGGAGCTAATTTCGAACAAGTATTAGATTCATTAAAACCTTATTTGAAAAATGTAGATGAATTCAAGAAGTTTGCCGAATCAGCAGATTATCCATCAACAATTAAACCTGGAAAATATAAGATTTTAGCAGATGATAGTAGTAGTTCTATTATCGATCGTTTGCAAGGTGGAGAACAAGAGGAGGTTAAATTACGCATTAAGAACGAACCTACATTATACCATATGATTGGTTCAGTTTCACGACAAGTTAATGTGGATTCAGCAGCTTTAGCTAATTATGTTATGGAATGGGCTGCTGAAAAGGATACTGCATTGAATGCTGAAACCGTAAAACAATATTTTATTCCAGAAACGTATTTTGTGTATTGGTCATTGACTCCAGAGAAATTTATGGAGCGTATGGAATCTCAATACAATAAAGTATGGAATGCTGATCGTTTAGCAAAGGCCAAAGCGATGAATATGACACCACTTGAGGTGACAACGTTAGCGTCTATTGTTCAATTAGAATCATCTGATCACGAAGAGGATCAAAAAGCTGTAGCAAAAGCTTATTTAAATCGTTTAGCCATTGATATGCGTCTAGAGGCTGATCCAACTTCAATTTATGCCCATAAATTAGAAAATGGATTTGATCAGAAGGTACAACGTGTCTATAAAAAATTAACATGGTCGCATAATGCGTATAATACCTATCGTAATAAAGGTTTACCACCAGCGCCGATTTGTTTACCAAATGTACAAATGATCGACGCTGTTTTGAATCCAGCAGATCATGATTTTATCTATTTCGCTGCAGATCCTGATCGTCCAGGGTATCACAGTTTTGCCAAAACATTTGAAGAGCATAAAAAGAATGCCGACAAATACCGTGAATGGGTCAAGAAAAATAACATCAAATAAAATATTAAAGCCACTCGATCGAGTGGCTTTTTTCTATGGGATCAAAGATTCTCTTTTTTGAAAAATATGATATTTCGTAATCTTTATAGAATCGATACAATGTTCAACAGAACCAATACATCTCGAAGGGTCCAATTGTTCGATTAATAATTCTTCGTTTTCACTAATTTCTATCCTTTGGAGCGGAGTATTTTTGGTAGGAATTTTTTGATACATCACGACCAAACATAAGAACAATGATAATATACCTGTAGCTTTTTTTAAAGCAATATTTTTGGTTGACACTTTTATCCAATAGTAGAATGAAAACAATAACGTGAGAATCATTACAATGAATTCGATCGAATTAAAATCAACTTTTTGAAATTCCCATTCCGGGAAAAGTATTCTTTTGAATAATAACAGCGTAAAGATAATAAGGGATAATTTAATGGTGGTGAACTTCATATAAAGTGATATGCCTAAAGGTACAAATAAAAAAAGAGGCTATAAAGCCTCTTTTACAATTTTTCAATATGGGATTAGAATTTATATCTCAAATTCACAATAAAGTATCTTCCTAACACATCAGTTGTACTGGTTTGGACATAGTTGTTGTTGAAAGAGTTACTTACAATGACATTATTTCCTAAGATATTTCCTGCAATAAATGAAATATATGTTTTCTTAAATGCATTATATCGAATCGAAGCATTTAATTCTTTCGCTTCATTGATTCTGCTACCATCACGATTTTGGATGCGATATGAAAAGTCAGATTGTAATAATAATTTATCTGTAATCGACCATGCCACATCTCCGAACGGACGCCATGTTTCAAATTCTTGTGAAACTAAGGATTCGAATTTACTGAATGATGCATTTAATCCAGCTTTTAATTCTAAACGTTTTTTGAAGGTAAATGTATTGGTTAACGTATAGTTTTGAGATAAACTTTTGTTGTTAACAGTTTGTAATTCTGGTTCAGTAATCGTGTTCGTGTACGTAAAGTTATCCGAATAACTTACATTACCATTAAAACGTACATTGTACCATTTTTTGAAACGTTTGCTGACATTTAAATTCGCAGCATAGGTTTTATCATCATACTCAGAATTAAGTAATGTATTAATCTGAGAAATTGTAAATGCATCAGGATTATTTGGATCTGTAGCTACACGTTCAAATTGAGAAGCAGTTTGTATGCTTCGATCTCTTTGGGTATACGATAAGTTAGCAAATACATTAAAGAAAGAAAACGAATTAAAGTGATTGAAACCTAACGAACTTGTATGAGTTAAGGCCTGTCTCAAATCTTGATTTCCTGCAAAAATCGAACGATAACTTTGTAAAGTATAAGACTCTGTTAAGTCTTTCGCATGAGGGAAACTATATCCTTTGTTATAGTTAAAGAAAATAGATGTTGCATTATTAAAGTTATATCTCAAATTCGCGTGTGGCAAAATTTCAGTTTCGTTGAATTTTACACTTGGCGAATTATAATAATTTACTTTTTCATTGAAAAATGAAACGCCTGCCCCTAAATCTGCTTGAAACTTCCCAATCTTCTTTGTAATTGTTGCATCTGCAAATGTTTCATTGTAATCAAAATCCGTGTTCGAAATGGTGTTTACTCCATTGACAGCTTGTGTTATTAAATTTCCTTGATCATAAATTTTGTTCTCAAAATCTTGAACAGAGAAATTTGTTCCAACTTTTAACTTTAAGTTGGTTGTATTATTAATCAAGTGATTATATACAGAATATAATTGGATCGTATTGGTAATATAATTTTGATTTTGGCTCAAAATATAACGTCCACCAATATTGGTAAGATTTCCAAAAATATTAAACATTGGTTCTTCCGCATTCATTAACAGATCAGGTGTTTCTTTTTGGTACTGATGACGTACATAAAAACCAATATTGTGATCGCGCCCAATTTTCTGAATATACGATAAAGATTGCGATAAACTAAAGTTCTTACGATCCGTTAAGTTGGTATTGTAACCTACTGATTCATTATTTCTAAAACGATTTACATTTTGTTCGTCTTCGTTTCCTGTATAATTGAAATTAATACGGTATTTGAATTCACCTCTATCATTTGGACGGTAGTCTAAACGTAAGCGGCTCATTGCAGAGATCAATTTGTTTTCGTTTTGTTGTTCATCTACCTCTGTAAATGGCGTTTCTAGTGTATTATAATAACGCTCGATTTTAGAATTGTAGCGAATGTTATTAGTATTGACTAACCCAAACCCCGATAATTTTAATTTTTTATTTGGTTCATATCCAAAATGAGCTGCACCATTGTACGTATTCATTTCAGCAGCATTGGTGTTCGAACCGAAGTTTAAAGCTGAACTTCCTCCACGTAAGGAATAAATACTCCCTTCTGCATTAAATTCAGAAAATCCACCGAAGAAACTGAAGTAATCTTCACGATCAAATACTTCTTTCCCATAGGTATTGAAGTCGTTAATCACCGTAGCATCCATTTTCTCACTAAAATAGAAGGCTTTTAATTGTGCATCGGCGTGATCCTTTGAGTCTCCACCAATTGTGGCATTTCCAAATAAAAGACTTTTAGCATCTTCCTTTAATTCAATATTCAAAGACGCTTGTTCATCTTCTTGTAAAGATGAGGCAAATGGATTGGATTTAAATTTAGTATTCAACTGAATTTTAGAAACAGCATCAGACGGTAAATTCTTGTTTAAAAGTTTAGTGTTTCCACCAAGAACTTCTCGTCCACCAACAGTAATTGTCGTAATCTCTTTTCCTTTGTGGTATACTTTACCGTTTTCAACTTCAATTCCAGGAAGTTTCTTCAAGATATCTTCTAGCACTTCTTCATTACCAACTTTAAAAGAGTCAGCATCATATTCAACTGTATCTCCTTTAATTTTGATGGCTTGTTGCGCTTTGATAATAGTTTCTTGTAACGAAATAGATTCAGTTCCTTTTACCAGTTTTAATTTCTCGTTTTTGTTTCCGTCTAATTCAATTTTTTTTACAAGAGTTTCATATCCGCTTTGTTCAATTTCAATTTCGTAAGGTTGATTACAAGGAAGTGTAAATTCAAATTCTCCAGACGAGTTTGTGAAAACAAAACCTTTACCTTCGTTTTTAGCATCGAAAACTGAAACCGACGCATCGGTTACGGGGATTCCCATTTCGTTAAGAACGGTACCTTTCAACTTACAATCTTGCGCAAATGTTATAGCAGCTGTAAGCTGAAATAAGATGAAGTAGAGTATTTTATTCATTTATTTTGGTTAATTTTTATGTATTAATTGGTGTCCACACCGCCACCCATCATTTCTTTGTATTGATCTTGCAGTTTTTTCATCTCTGCCATAAATTGATCTTGGGTTACGATGTTTCCTTTTGAAGGTAGTGTAAGTTTGATTTCTTTATCTGATATTTTTAAATCTTTAAGGGTATAAATCATTAAAGCATTGTTCATTTTAAATTCAGCTTTAACAATTAATCCAGGTAAACCTGCTAATGATGTTGGCCCATCTTTTACCGCAATATCAGGTGAATACCACGCATTCACGGCAATAGAATCCATCATGACACCTTCTGCTTTTGTAACTTTATAACCTGCTATATCCGATTTTTCTCGTGTAATTTTCCATTTGTAATCCGGAACCGCATCTTTGATTAAATATTGTTTTACCCCCATATCCACTTCTTTATAATAAACAGGCGGAGTAACAGAGAAATCTTTATAAGTTGGTTTATTATCAAAAGCCATCATCTGCTGTACAATCATTCCTGATTGATTTTGAGCATTGGCAACTTTTTCTTCAATTTGGAAAGATGAAGTTTTACCATTATTCTTTAAGAAATAATTGATGTAAATACCATTTGCAATTTCTGCTTTTAACATATCAGCGACTTGAGCACGATACGCTTGAGGAATGGTTTTCATCGTTTCCTCATAATCTAATTTCATTTCACAAACATACGTGGCTTCGATATTTTGCGTTTTATGGTCCTGTGCAATGGATAATGTAGTCGTTAATAATCCTAAGGCAAATGTGAATAATAATTTCTTCATAATTTAGTATTTTATTAATTAGTAGTGGGTTAATGTAAAACGTTACAAGATATAGGAAGAAATTTGTCCACCTTTTGCTCTAAAATTATCTTTTAAATCGATATAATTAACAGGATCAATAGCTTTAACAGAAGCATCTAATATCGATGTTGAATAACCAAGTGATAAAGCATCCATTGCAGTATAATAAACACAATAATCTGCAGCTAAACCACAAACATATACAGCATCTACTTTACGATCTTGTAAATAACCGTGTAATCCTGTATTTTTTTTACGACCATTGTCAAAAAATCCGCTATAAGAATCAATTTCTGGATTAGTTCCTTTTCTGAAAATAGCCTCAATACGATTGGTATTTAAATCTAGATGCAAATTAGCACCAGGTGTTCCTTGAATGCAATGGTCGGGCCAAAGCGTTTGTTGTATTCCATTTAGTTCAATGATATCAAATGGATTTTTACCTTCGTGTTGGGAAGCAAAACTTTTGTGGTTTGCCGGATGCCAATCTTGAGTAGCCACAACCAAATCAAATTTTTTTTGAAGTTCATTGATTCGAGGTATAATTGTGTCTCCTTCCGGAACAGCTAATTTTCCTCCAGGGATAAAGTCGTTTTGAACATCAACAATGATAAGTGCTTTCATATATTTTAGGTTTTGTAATATATCAATCAGTTATCAAATAAAAGTCCAATTCAAAAATAATTGATTGATAATAGGATAAAGGTATAAAAATATTATTATTCTACAAATATAGAATTGATTAATCTCTACGATTTACTCCTTGATTACGCATTTTTTCAAAACGTTCGCGTTGTTCTTTTTGTAATTTTTCATAATCAGCT from Faecalibacter sp. LW9 encodes:
- the dapF gene encoding diaminopimelate epimerase, whose amino-acid sequence is MKIKFYKYQGAGNDFVMIDNREGGFPVKTETIAKICDRNFGIGGDGLILLENDAESDFRMVYFNSDGNESTMCGNGGRCIVRFAHDLQVTDEKMTFNAIDGLHHAVVDGDTIRLQMIDVQEVEDHDRYLFMNTGSPHHVEFVKNVADVDVYNLGKKIRNGSPYFVAGSNVNFVEVLPNKTLKIRTYERGVEDETLACGTGITAAAIASYVRGFVKESDIKIEALGGKLSVNFDEKNNTFENVWLNGPAVRVFEGEIEI
- the mltG gene encoding endolytic transglycosylase MltG, with the protein product MTKKLYLFAMLSVLMLTSCDFIKGFKGNATKDGFVYIPRGANFEQVLDSLKPYLKNVDEFKKFAESADYPSTIKPGKYKILADDSSSSIIDRLQGGEQEEVKLRIKNEPTLYHMIGSVSRQVNVDSAALANYVMEWAAEKDTALNAETVKQYFIPETYFVYWSLTPEKFMERMESQYNKVWNADRLAKAKAMNMTPLEVTTLASIVQLESSDHEEDQKAVAKAYLNRLAIDMRLEADPTSIYAHKLENGFDQKVQRVYKKLTWSHNAYNTYRNKGLPPAPICLPNVQMIDAVLNPADHDFIYFAADPDRPGYHSFAKTFEEHKKNADKYREWVKKNNIK
- a CDS encoding carboxypeptidase regulatory-like domain-containing protein, with product MNKILYFILFQLTAAITFAQDCKLKGTVLNEMGIPVTDASVSVFDAKNEGKGFVFTNSSGEFEFTLPCNQPYEIEIEQSGYETLVKKIELDGNKNEKLKLVKGTESISLQETIIKAQQAIKIKGDTVEYDADSFKVGNEEVLEDILKKLPGIEVENGKVYHKGKEITTITVGGREVLGGNTKLLNKNLPSDAVSKIQLNTKFKSNPFASSLQEDEQASLNIELKEDAKSLLFGNATIGGDSKDHADAQLKAFYFSEKMDATVINDFNTYGKEVFDREDYFSFFGGFSEFNAEGSIYSLRGGSSALNFGSNTNAAEMNTYNGAAHFGYEPNKKLKLSGFGLVNTNNIRYNSKIERYYNTLETPFTEVDEQQNENKLISAMSRLRLDYRPNDRGEFKYRINFNYTGNEDEQNVNRFRNNESVGYNTNLTDRKNFSLSQSLSYIQKIGRDHNIGFYVRHQYQKETPDLLMNAEEPMFNIFGNLTNIGGRYILSQNQNYITNTIQLYSVYNHLINNTTNLKLKVGTNFSVQDFENKIYDQGNLITQAVNGVNTISNTDFDYNETFADATITKKIGKFQADLGAGVSFFNEKVNYYNSPSVKFNETEILPHANLRYNFNNATSIFFNYNKGYSFPHAKDLTESYTLQSYRSIFAGNQDLRQALTHTSSLGFNHFNSFSFFNVFANLSYTQRDRSIQTASQFERVATDPNNPDAFTISQINTLLNSEYDDKTYAANLNVSKRFKKWYNVRFNGNVSYSDNFTYTNTITEPELQTVNNKSLSQNYTLTNTFTFKKRLELKAGLNASFSKFESLVSQEFETWRPFGDVAWSITDKLLLQSDFSYRIQNRDGSRINEAKELNASIRYNAFKKTYISFIAGNILGNNVIVSNSFNNNYVQTSTTDVLGRYFIVNLRYKF
- a CDS encoding GLPGLI family protein, with amino-acid sequence MKKLLFTFALGLLTTTLSIAQDHKTQNIEATYVCEMKLDYEETMKTIPQAYRAQVADMLKAEIANGIYINYFLKNNGKTSSFQIEEKVANAQNQSGMIVQQMMAFDNKPTYKDFSVTPPVYYKEVDMGVKQYLIKDAVPDYKWKITREKSDIAGYKVTKAEGVMMDSIAVNAWYSPDIAVKDGPTSLAGLPGLIVKAEFKMNNALMIYTLKDLKISDKEIKLTLPSKGNIVTQDQFMAEMKKLQDQYKEMMGGGVDTN
- the pncA gene encoding bifunctional nicotinamidase/pyrazinamidase, which gives rise to MKALIIVDVQNDFIPGGKLAVPEGDTIIPRINELQKKFDLVVATQDWHPANHKSFASQHEGKNPFDIIELNGIQQTLWPDHCIQGTPGANLHLDLNTNRIEAIFRKGTNPEIDSYSGFFDNGRKKNTGLHGYLQDRKVDAVYVCGLAADYCVYYTAMDALSLGYSTSILDASVKAIDPVNYIDLKDNFRAKGGQISSYIL